A genomic window from Clostridium aceticum includes:
- the pssA gene encoding CDP-diacylglycerol--serine O-phosphatidyltransferase encodes MKVKAHIPNMFTFFNLTLGILAIVSIINESYTVSALLILVAAFTDRLDGQLARKLDVESELGKELDSLCDLISFGVAPAVLIWSFHLAKFGIIGILIMVIFAISGAYRLARYNIMEFEGVYMGIPITMCGGILALVTLYSINYPTSVYFIGMMTLFLSYSMISKKIKLKKR; translated from the coding sequence GTGAAGGTAAAGGCACATATACCCAATATGTTTACTTTTTTTAACTTAACTCTAGGGATCCTAGCAATTGTTAGTATAATAAATGAATCCTATACTGTTTCAGCATTATTAATTTTAGTAGCAGCATTTACAGATCGCTTAGATGGACAGTTAGCAAGAAAGTTAGATGTTGAGAGTGAATTAGGAAAAGAACTAGACTCCTTATGTGATTTAATTTCCTTTGGGGTTGCACCAGCAGTGTTAATATGGAGTTTTCATTTAGCAAAGTTTGGTATTATAGGGATACTAATCATGGTAATTTTTGCTATATCAGGGGCTTATAGATTAGCACGTTATAATATCATGGAGTTTGAAGGTGTTTATATGGGAATCCCTATCACTATGTGTGGAGGGATATTGGCCCTCGTCACTTTATATTCTATTAATTATCCGACGAGCGTATACTTTATAGGAATGATGACGTTATTTTTATCATATTCTATGATAAGTAAGAAAATTAAATTAAAGAAAAGATAA